The Chlorocebus sabaeus isolate Y175 chromosome 16, mChlSab1.0.hap1, whole genome shotgun sequence genome window below encodes:
- the MED11 gene encoding mediator of RNA polymerase II transcription subunit 11, with translation MATYSLANERLRALEDIEREIGAILQNAGTVILELSKEKTNERLLDRQAAAFTASVLHVEAELSAQIRYLTQVATGQPHEGSSYSSRKDCQMALKRVDYARLKLSDAARTCEQMLEN, from the exons ATGGCTACCTATAGTCTGGCGAACGAGAGACTACGCGCCCTGGAAGACATTGAACGGGAAATCGGCGCCATCCTTCAGAATGCAG GTACTGTCATCCTAGAACTGTCCAAGGAAAAAACCAACGAGCGGCTTCTAGACCGGCAGGCGGCGGCCTTCACCGCTTCAGTGCTACACGTGGAGGCGGAGCTGTCGGCTCAGATCCGCTACCTCACCCAG GTGGCCACAGGGCAGCCCCATGAGGGCTCCAGCTACTCTTCGAGGAAGGACTGCCAGATGGCTCTGAAGCGAGTGGACTATGCCCGCCTCAAGCTCAGTGATGCGGCTCGAACCTGCGAGCAGATGCTGGAGAACTAG
- the CXCL16 gene encoding C-X-C motif chemokine 16: MRRSLSGSQSEAAPSPQTPQSPDMGQALGPGARALLLLLLLACLPPPGNGNEGTVTGSCHCGKRISSDSPPSAQFMNRLRKHLRAYHHCLHYIRFQLPSWSVCGGSKDPWVRELMSCLDLKECGHAYLGSVAHQEHLPPTSTPISQASEGASSDIRTPTQMLLSILQSTQRPTLPAGSLSLDKELTRPSETTIPTAGHSLGVGLEAGENQKQLKKNAGPTAGTSATVPVLSLLAIVFILTALLSYVLCKRRRGQSPQSSPDLQLHYIPVASDSNT; this comes from the exons ATGCGCCGGAGCCTGTCTGGCAGTCAGAGCGAGGCGGCTCCATCCCCGCAGACTCCGCAGAGCCCCGACATGGGACAGGCCTTGGGGCCCGGGGCCCGCGCGCTCCTGCTCCTACTCCTGCTGGCGTGCCTGCCTCCGCCAG GCAATGGCAACGAGGGCACCGTCACTGGAAGCTGTCATTGTGGTAAAAGAATTTCTTCTGACTCCCCGCCATCGGCTCAGTTCATGAATCGTCTCCGGAAACACCTGAGAGCTTACCATCACTGTCTACACTACATCAG GTTCCAGTTGCCTTCCTGGAGCGTGTGTGGGGGCAGTAAGGACCCATGGGTTCGGGAATTGATGAGCTGTCTTGATCTCAAAG aatgtGGACATGCTTACTTGGGGAGTGTGGCCCACCAGGAGCATTTACCTCCTACCAGCACCCCCATTTCTCAGGCCTCAGAGGGGGCATCTTCAGACATCCGCACCCCTACCCAGATGCTCCTGTCCATCTTGCAGTCAACCCAGCGCCCCACCCTCCCAGCAGGATCACTGTCCTTGGATAAAGAGCTCACTCGTCCCAGTGAAACCACCATTCCCACTGCGGGCCACAGTCTGGGAGTTGGGCTTGAGGCTGGGGAGAACCAGAAGCAGCTGAAAAAAAATGCTGGTCCCACAGCCGGGACATCAGCCACAGTGCCGGTCCTGTCCCTCCTGGCCATCGTCTTCATCCTCACCGCACTCCTTTCCTATGTGCTGTGCAAGAGGAGGAGGGGGCAGTCACCGCAGTCCTCTCCAG ATTTGCAGCTTCATTATATACCTGTGGCGTCTGACTCTAATACCTGA